The Lycium barbarum isolate Lr01 chromosome 10, ASM1917538v2, whole genome shotgun sequence genome includes a region encoding these proteins:
- the LOC132613223 gene encoding uncharacterized protein LOC132613223, translating into MAPYEALYGWKCKSPIGWFDVGETKLLGPELVQQVVEKVKLIQERLLTAQSRQKSYSDNRRRDMKFAVGDWVFQNVSPMKGIMRFGKKELEAVHLVFHVSMLHKCLGDPSRITPIEDIQVTEDLSYEEVPVTILDRQDHKFQTKEVASVKVLWWNNNVEEMTWEAEEDMKARYPHLLQSSGLH; encoded by the exons atggcaccatatgaggctttatacgggTGGAAGTGCAAGTcccctattggttggtttgatgttggtgaaacAAAGCTGTTAGGACCTGAGTTGGTGCAACAAGTGGTAGAGAAAGTTAAGTTAATTCAAGAAAGGTTATTGACGGCTCAgagccgacagaagtcatattcAGACAACCGACGTAGAGATATGAAGTTTGCCGTGGGAGATTGGGTATTTCAGAacgtgtcgcctatgaaaggcataatgagatttggcaagaaag AGCTAGAGGCAGTCCATCTGGTATTCCATGTCTCCATGCTTCATAAATGCTTAGGCGATCCTTCTCGTATCACCCCTATTGAGGATATTCAAGTTACTGAGGACTTGTCGTATGAGGAAGTTCCTGTCACCATCCTAGATCGTCAAGATCATAAATTTCAAACTAAAGAGGTAGCTTCGGTTAAGGTATTGTGGTGGAATAATAATGTAGAAGAGATGACGTGGGaggcagaagaagatatgaaagCTCGATACCCTCATTTGCTCCAATCTTCTGGTTTACATTGA